The following is a genomic window from Nitrospira sp..
CCGGAAAAAATCCGTACACATCGAGTTTGTCTGTCAGCTCTGTGGCCTGCCCCGCCGCGGTGGCCACTGTCTTTTCAAATCCCGTTACGCCGACGGTCAGTCTGCCGTTTCCAATGCCGGCATGATCGATGTTGATCATGCCGGTGGTTGAGGCGAGCGGCACGACCGGGCGGGTTACGTAGAGGCGCGAGCCCAATAAGCCGTTTTCTTCGCCGCTAAACGATAGAAACAGGATCGTGCGCCGGGGGCGCAGGCCGGATTTCGCCAAGGCGCGCGCCACGTCCATCATAATGGCGGTGCCGGATGCGTTGTCGTCCGCGCCTGGAAAGAACAAGCCCGCAGGCCGGCCGAAGTGATCGCGGTGGGCGCCGATGATAATGGCGTCAGGACCGGTGCCGGGGATCAGTCCCACGACGTTGGTCAGCAGGCCTTCCTGCACGGTGGTGTTCCAGTGGAGCGCGGCATAGTGGTCGGTCGCCGTCGGGCGAACCGCAGGAGTCTTGTTCAGCTGATCCTGCATGGTTCGCAGCCGGTCGGAGTTTTTCCCGTCCGGGGCGGCCAGCAGCCGTTCCGCTAGCGCAGTACTGACCCAGGCGCCGGGAATCGCTTGTTCGGGAGGGAGTTGTCCGTAGAAGGCGCTGGGTCTTCCAGTCACACCGCGCCGGGCTTCATAGGGATGGAGAATCGGCCCCGTGGCGGTCAGATAGGCGAGGGCGCCATGGCTTTTCGCGAATCGGACTTTGTCCGCATGGCTGATCGGCTGCTTGTAATGGTCCGGCTTGCCGTGCAGAAAGAGGACGATCTGATTGGTCACGTCCACGCCGGCATAGTCATCGATCCCTTGCGCCGGATCGACAATCCCGTAGCCCACAAAAACGATGCGGCCTTGAATAGAAGCGGACGGCGAGTCGAATACCGGCAGATAATCGGCACCGAGATTGGCGACGGTCATCTGGTTCGCGCTGCCTATTCGCAGGTCTGGATCCGGTTGGATGACCGACGTTGGAATGATCGAGGCCATCGCGCCAAGCGGTGTGCCATCTTCTCCGCTGGCAAAAGGAAAGCGGAGTGAGCCGTTCATGAGAAGAGGAAGATGTACCTGGGCGGTGGCCAGTTCTTGCGTAACCCATTGCGCCGATAGTCTATCGTCGTCGCTGCCGGCTAATCGTCCGTTGAAGGATGCGCCGCTTAACGTGCGAATGTCGGCTAGCATCCGCTCTGGAGACAAGAGATCGATGGCGGCCTGCATTGAACCAGCGG
Proteins encoded in this region:
- a CDS encoding Putative Peptidase, M28 family (Evidence 3 : Putative function from multiple computational evidences; MaGe:77310181), which gives rise to MRHPIRALAPPVVQRALLAILLATPITFCLPLMGQAETPAGSMQAAIDLLSPERMLADIRTLSGASFNGRLAGSDDDRLSAQWVTQELATAQVHLPLLMNGSLRFPFASGEDGTPLGAMASIIPTSVIQPDPDLRIGSANQMTVANLGADYLPVFDSPSASIQGRIVFVGYGIVDPAQGIDDYAGVDVTNQIVLFLHGKPDHYKQPISHADKVRFAKSHGALAYLTATGPILHPYEARRGVTGRPSAFYGQLPPEQAIPGAWVSTALAERLLAAPDGKNSDRLRTMQDQLNKTPAVRPTATDHYAALHWNTTVQEGLLTNVVGLIPGTGPDAIIIGAHRDHFGRPAGLFFPGADDNASGTAIMMDVARALAKSGLRPRRTILFLSFSGEENGLLGSRLYVTRPVVPLASTTGMINIDHAGIGNGRLTVGVTGFEKTVATAAGQATELTDKLDVYGFFPGGDHVPFKEAGVPTITVVSGGVHPHYHQPTDTVDTVNPDILMTTAHYVLTLAWQLANEP